The Erigeron canadensis isolate Cc75 chromosome 1, C_canadensis_v1, whole genome shotgun sequence genome segment atgtttggttgcaaCGGAGAATGAAAAAGGAAATCGAGAAGTGGGAATCGATTTCATTCCCTCCATTATTtataaattgtagagaatggataggaatgaaaaaaaatttaattttttttttaatgatgttatatgtattaaatttaattattatttaagtttttaaatttttcatatattcattctctgcttgtaccaaacgacAGAAtctattctctttccaaatactcattctatTTATCAGTATATTCATTCTcgacatttccattctctttgattcactctTACCAAAGACCCATAGTTATCAAAATTGATTATTCGTATATCTATAACATTATAATATTTGACATTTTATCTTGTACTTCAAATTTTGAGTAAAACAAAATTCATAATCCATTCCAGCCGACCATCCTCACTGAAGAATCAAATATAAAAACAGGTTCTAACTCAGACATTAATTTGACAAAATAGGTACAAAAATCAACATCTAGAAACTCTTTAAGAAAAGGAAACTATTAAAAGCCATGTTTAATGTACATTAGGGAGTTGGTTCTGATAACTACAAGAATCAAAGCGATACATAAGTTGCACTAGAAAAACACCTGAAACTATACAAGAAATCAGAAATAAATCCACTGGACCAAATACAAGTTCCCTTATTACAACACAGTACTCAGACTACATGACTTTCCACAACTACCACACTATAGTTTACCTTTTCCATGATCATGTCGGTATATTTTGCTATTGTACAAATACACTCTAATAACGAGCTTATGAGCTTTATAGCTGTATTCAAACTAAACACATTCTTGTGGTCTCTTTTCATAGATAGATTTAGGGTTTCATATATCCACACAAAGGTAGGAGATTATGGACCCTGCACGCCTTCGAGTCCTCTCACTAACCTTTGACTTTTCAATCAGAACCTTCTTAATATTGGTACAAGTAGATATGACGGTGGCTACCCCTGCTGTAGTCACACCGGGACAATAGACCATGTGGCAGGATTCAAGGTATTTGCATCTTTTAACAAGATGAGCTAGACCCACGTCTGTTATATCACGGCAATGTGATATTACTATATCCTTTAGTAAAGGACACCCTTCGCCTACCTCTGCCAATGCCATATCTTGCAAATTCTGTCCAGAGAAAAAATGTTATGTATTGTTAGCCTCGTACAAAAAGGATATCTAAACTTTGATACATATACTTTACTAGCTACAACACTTCTGATTCTTTATCATCTTTTCCTAGTCAATATAgattttaaaatacatatatgataaaCCATCAAGTAGTGTGCAGTATACTGGAGCCAGAGAAGGAAGGAAATGGAACTAAGCTGTTTGTTTTGTCTCGTAATATGCAATGGACCATTCCTGAAGTAATGTGGTGATTTTTATTACATAAGCAAGGGTTTTTATTTGCCATTCAATCATTAATTGAAATGAAAAGTTACAATTACACTCAGATACCATatctgtttttaaaaaatatcaaaccTATTAAATacattactttttcttttatctccAGATAGCATAGAAAAACAAGACAAAATCTTCATTAAGGTCTTTATTATGTTCCATTGTGTATAATCAGATTAATATTATTCAAACTTAAAAGATTATTTATTGtgtttattataagaaaaatactTAATAGAACTCATGCCATTCCTGTAGCCTGTAGGCCAGCCAAACAAAGTAATGGAATGTAACATTCATTCCATTACCTTGTCGATTCCATTAACTCCTCTGTTCAGTTCCTTTGTCGTTCCATTCTAGGCAACCAATAAGGTCTTATGTGAATTAGGCAGAAACAGTAAATGATcaacatatttaatttataaataattagtttttCACATTAAAAATTATGTTGTTAAAACAATAAtctacttaaaaaataaaacatatagaaCATTTTAGCAAGTCTTGATCAATTATAATAACGCTATAAACTTCTAACGTATTTTATTTACACCAACGTTACCTGAAGAACGCTAACATCTAGATAAGTTAATTGAGGACAGCCTCTTGCAATTGCTGTGATTCCGATGTCTCCTATTTGGTGACAGCCACTGACATTTAAATGCTGTAACAAGGGGCAACCATTACCAATAGCAACCAGAGCTTCATCCCCTACCCTGGTATATAATTGCAAAATTAGTTGCGTAAAGAACATTTGCATATACCATATCTAAATGTAAAATATGAACATAGCAAACTAAGTAACTAACAATAAGAGTAATTGCCTAATCAATGAAAAAGGAATCACAAACAAAAGAGGACAGAGATATATAAAACCAAACATGTCGTATTGATTTAACGAACACATTTGCAATATCAAAATACCCTCTAGAAAGTTTTCCAGCGAAATTAAAATTTCATTGTAATGTGCATGCTATACATAATTATGTAAGAACAATATACATTATCTACCAGTACAATATCCTATCTTCCACATACATGGATGATTAACGAATATGTATATTAACAATGCAactataatatgtatatgttagCATCATCCATCAGTTTCCCATATATCAACATGTGGGATGAAAGTACTTGTACATAAGaatgaaacaaaaattttaCCTATCACAAAAACGAATGCTGAGATCTGTAAGGTATTTACAATTGTTACCAACAGCTATAATTCCTTCACTCCCAACCTATGAATTATAAAGAAACAGACAACTAAGTAATCTGATAATGTTAGCTCCGAAATATCACACGGGTTATATTCACACACATGGTACACATCAGGAACAGCGAGTTCTCACGATAATATAGAGTGTAagtaatacttttattttaagCAATTTGAttacatgaaaaatataaatacttgaGAGAAAAAATACCTCATAACATCTGCGTATGTGaagttttttcaaattcttGCAGCCAATAGCAATGCTGGATATAGCATCATCACCAATGACCGAGCAATCCACTAGATGAAGAGCTTGCAAATATTTACAACCTTTGCCAACTTCGGACAGGGCTTGATCACCTACTTTCTGACAGTATAGTAATGCTAGCTCTGTAAGACGCCTGCAAATTTATCATGTTAGCCTCATTGCAGATAACTGAACTCTAGTCTGGCATTGatttaaagaattaaaaatttggaacagaaaagataagaataataaacaatcaaaaaaaGACTAGACAACTCACTACATAAAACCAGTGTTGGACTGCTGGCATAAACCAACATCCCAAGTAAACCCTTTAAAGTTCCGTTTACTTTCCAGATTTGCATCAATATTTGCTAGGTCTGGCAAAATGTGGGTTGGGTTATAAAGGTCAAGGCGAGATTGGGTTGAGACGTAGCTTGTAGTGCAGTTTGAAACATGCAAGTTGGGTAGTTGATAGATAAATAACTGAACTAGCCCAAGAATCAAAGGGCTTAGTTGGGTTTGATCTAACACTTTGTGcccatttttataaataactaaattgtGTTGATTGTGATTGCAAAAGCAATATAACAACAATAAAACTTACATGCAAGACCTTCCGATGCTTTCCAGCCCATATGTGCTAATATTATGGCATCCATTTACTTCAAGACGTGTAAGTTCAGAACAACCAGCTGCCACTGCCTCTAATCCCTTATCACTCAGAAAATAGCAATCACTCAGCAACAGACTCtttaactttttacatccattccCAATGGCACAAAGGCTCCTGTATATATCATTTCAGCATCTATCAGAttcaaaatgaaacaaataGCTAACTTTTTTGAATTTATGTTGATTATGACTTTTGGTTCCTTCAATCCCTTTTACAGCAGGATGGATTCATAGCCCAAACCCGTCACAATCAAATGAAGGTCGTTCAAAGTGTCTACACAGAACATGCATTTAGATAACGCCAGTCTTGTCGGTTTGCTATCTTCATCTTAGCCTAATGTTTTATGCAACCTCACTCtttttatttccatatataaaccaaaatcacccatcaaactttttattaacttattaaatCAAGCATCTATCTCAACCATAATGTTCATTTATTTTACATAGCCTTGATTCAGTTAAAGATAGAGCCGTAAACAAGCCAAGCTACTCGAGCTTGACTTAAACGAGTCAATTAGTATTGACTCATTTAGCAAATGAAGCAACGAGCCGAGTCGAATTCAAGCCAAACTCAGAGCCCGTTCTGTGAACGGTCTCGAGCTTCAAACACTAAACACGCAAGCCCAAGCGGGCCTACATATTAAATAATCTTAAATAGTAGTCTACTGCAGTATGTATTTATAATTGGTATAACTACAAACTTAATATTTctacaaacttttataattgaACTTATCTAAAAACAATTatacataaaatttaaataactaaaacatGAAGTCATTTATAGTCGCTTGAGCTCTCAAAAACTAAACAACCCGAGCTAAGACAATTAAAGTGATGCACATGTCAGTTTCTCAAAAAACGTTGAAAAAACTGCATATATTACTGGATAACTTACCATAGAACGTTTGGATAAAGTATGAACATCTTAAGACTTAATATTTCATGCAAGTTGGTATGATAACAAACAATAAGAAAACAGGACATAATGAAAGATAAACTAACTTGTCTGAAAATCTCTGAAAACTATAAAGTGCCAACGACTCCAACAACACACAAAGGCTTCCAACAGCACTTAAAGCCTCGTCTGTTACCATAATGCATTGCAGATTCAGATTTTTGAGAAGGGGACATCCTTTTGCAACAGCAATTATCCCTTTGTTGCGTATGTACTCCGAGTCCAGTGACAAAGTCTCAAGAAATCTGCAATGAGACCCTACAGCTTCTAATGAAACATCAGTTATTTTATCACAAGCCGCCACACCCAGTAACTTCAGGGTCTTCCCACATCCTATGGCTAACTCAACTAAACCAGTGTCAGTTAAACCTTCGCAATACCGCAAATTCAATGCTTCAAGTTGTTTGCAACACTCGCCAACAGCACCAATACCTTGATCTCCAACATAACAACCCTttggaaagaagaaaaatataaataaccaGATACTTAATACCTCTAAATAATATGTAagtttatatacaactaaacaTGAACATCAAtatcatcaaatataaaaagttcAGTTTTAAATAACTCTGTAATGTGCCCACTTTCAACAAACAAGAATGCAACATTGCTCGATGCACACATTTTAAGATTCGAAGGCTTGACAAATTAAGTATAACACATACATCCTGGAATTTCAAAACTTAACAGCCATATATAGCCATAGCATGTAAAAACTATAAGCATTTCCACCTACAATCCAGAATTTATTCTCAATGCCACTTACAGGCTATATTTGCAAATATAGAGCAACTGATTAGGTAACTTCATCTTTGACAACGGAGATAAATAAGACATGATAGATAAATACATAGTTATTCGCAAATAAAAAGAGAAGCagcaaaacaaaaaagaatagaaaaatacatgaaagaaaagagaaaaaagaacaTCAACAAAGATGACCTGAAGTCGCTTTGTTTATCTCCACTATGAATTTACCTACCAGTGTATCTCATTGAACAATTCTTCAATACATGATCTATAAGGGTTTAAAGTTGGGTTTCAATTTAAAGTTTGATACTGTGAAGCTATTTTCACCTTTTGAATTAAGATTATGTGAGCTTGCAGCAATTTCAGGATTCAAGAAGCCGTCATTCAAACCTACATGACCTCATGAGTCATGAATAATTAGCTAGATGACACTCTCTTCCTGGGTTATTCCAGATGTAAAACCTCGTCCACTAAAATCAATCCATGATTGACAATGAACAAGAGACAAATTATTTACCTGCAAATCCAAAGATTTCAAAGATCCACATTTCTGAGCTACAAATCTGAGGCCAGCACTCGTTGCATTAGAGCACCATATAAGGGTCAATTTCTCAAGTTTGGCAAATCCATCAGCCACAGCAGCCAAACCAGCATCCGATAGACAATATGTTTCATATTTCTCCGCCAAAAAGCGAAGCCTGAGCCAAGCAGATTGTCTAGCATTGCGCCCTCTTTCCTGCATTTTGTTCAAAATCACTAAAAGTGATCAAAGTACAGACTTTAATCTGGGCTTCTATAGTTCTATGAGATGAGATTTCCAATTTATGTAAGTACAGTTACATGCACTCTTAATTTATGGAACTTTCACACAGACGATAAGCATAGATTTTCTAATCAATGAGTGATTCATTATACTATGTCTCTACAGAGGAATAGTAATAAATATAAGTGTGGACGTGTGGCACTGGTTCTTATTCATCTTCAAGTGTATATTACAAAGAATAACAGGTTTATTCAACACCATCACAACTAGGGGCCTAGATCTTTTTCTTACTGGAACATCCCGTTTTTCCTAATAACCTGAATCAAGGAACTATTTCCAACTAGTGTCCTCATAAAACTGAAAACACCAAGGCCACATGATGTTAGCAGTAATATGCAGAAAGCCCATccaaatacatatacatgtatagacaaaccaacaaaaacacacacagagAAACTTGAAGTAATTTTCTATCCACTTTTCACATATTAAATTTGCATACAAACAGTCACGAAAGATTAGACCTACTTGATGAACATCTCTTTGTACTCCCTCTGTCCCTAAAGGACAATCACAATAAATGCTGGTATATAATTTTACACTGTTTTTCATAATGCAAACTTCGTAATTCATGGTGGCAAAATACGTCAACCGTTGACCATCACAAAAAGCTATAAAACAAAGTCAGTAAAGTGAAGCGTCCTGCACAAATTGGTGATCTAAACCCaaacatcattaaaaaaattgaaaaacaatatCTAAGGTACAGCTAACACCATGGGTGAGTCCTGCAGGCGCATATCGATCAACAGATTCCCGATTGGGCATACAAGGGAATGGTAAGCTGAGCTAATATCCATGATACAGCTTATTCAAATTCAGGCCTATCTTATTGATACTATAATATGTGCTGACTCCCTTGATTATTACAAACTCCCAATGGctgtttatttaattaatgataGGTCATACAGTCCTAAAGTTCTTAAATT includes the following:
- the LOC122585297 gene encoding F-box/LRR-repeat protein 4-like isoform X3 translates to MYRAFSLLESHEGSEPLHLEGFTNERGRNARQSAWLRLRFLAEKYETYCLSDAGLAAVADGFAKLEKLTLIWCSNATSAGLRFVAQKCGSLKSLDLQGCYVGDQGIGAVGECCKQLEALNLRYCEGLTDTGLVELAIGCGKTLKLLGVAACDKITDVSLEAVGSHCRFLETLSLDSEYIRNKGIIAVAKGCPLLKNLNLQCIMVTDEALSAVGSLCVLLESLALYSFQRFSDKSLCAIGNGCKKLKSLLLSDCYFLSDKGLEAVAAGCSELTRLEVNGCHNISTYGLESIGRSCMRLTELALLYCQKVGDQALSEVGKGCKYLQALHLVDCSVIGDDAISSIAIGCKNLKKLHIRRCYEVGSEGIIAVGNNCKYLTDLSIRFCDRVGDEALVAIGNGCPLLQHLNVSGCHQIGDIGITAIARGCPQLTYLDVSVLQNLQDMALAEVGEGCPLLKDIVISHCRDITDVGLAHLVKRCKYLESCHMVYCPGVTTAGVATVISTCTNIKKVLIEKSKVSERTRRRAGSIISYLCVDI
- the LOC122585297 gene encoding F-box/LRR-repeat protein 4-like isoform X1, yielding MRRGHDLINLILPDELIIEIFRKLDSKSGRDASSLVCRRWLTLERISRDTIRIGASGSPDSLVHLIADRFVNVTNLYIDERLSGSHPFGAERGRNARQSAWLRLRFLAEKYETYCLSDAGLAAVADGFAKLEKLTLIWCSNATSAGLRFVAQKCGSLKSLDLQGCYVGDQGIGAVGECCKQLEALNLRYCEGLTDTGLVELAIGCGKTLKLLGVAACDKITDVSLEAVGSHCRFLETLSLDSEYIRNKGIIAVAKGCPLLKNLNLQCIMVTDEALSAVGSLCVLLESLALYSFQRFSDKSLCAIGNGCKKLKSLLLSDCYFLSDKGLEAVAAGCSELTRLEVNGCHNISTYGLESIGRSCMRLTELALLYCQKVGDQALSEVGKGCKYLQALHLVDCSVIGDDAISSIAIGCKNLKKLHIRRCYEVGSEGIIAVGNNCKYLTDLSIRFCDRVGDEALVAIGNGCPLLQHLNVSGCHQIGDIGITAIARGCPQLTYLDVSVLQNLQDMALAEVGEGCPLLKDIVISHCRDITDVGLAHLVKRCKYLESCHMVYCPGVTTAGVATVISTCTNIKKVLIEKSKVSERTRRRAGSIISYLCVDI
- the LOC122585297 gene encoding F-box/LRR-repeat protein 4-like isoform X2 gives rise to the protein MKNSVKLYTSIYCDCPLGTEGVQRDVHQERGRNARQSAWLRLRFLAEKYETYCLSDAGLAAVADGFAKLEKLTLIWCSNATSAGLRFVAQKCGSLKSLDLQGCYVGDQGIGAVGECCKQLEALNLRYCEGLTDTGLVELAIGCGKTLKLLGVAACDKITDVSLEAVGSHCRFLETLSLDSEYIRNKGIIAVAKGCPLLKNLNLQCIMVTDEALSAVGSLCVLLESLALYSFQRFSDKSLCAIGNGCKKLKSLLLSDCYFLSDKGLEAVAAGCSELTRLEVNGCHNISTYGLESIGRSCMRLTELALLYCQKVGDQALSEVGKGCKYLQALHLVDCSVIGDDAISSIAIGCKNLKKLHIRRCYEVGSEGIIAVGNNCKYLTDLSIRFCDRVGDEALVAIGNGCPLLQHLNVSGCHQIGDIGITAIARGCPQLTYLDVSVLQNLQDMALAEVGEGCPLLKDIVISHCRDITDVGLAHLVKRCKYLESCHMVYCPGVTTAGVATVISTCTNIKKVLIEKSKVSERTRRRAGSIISYLCVDI